The following are encoded in a window of Sminthopsis crassicaudata isolate SCR6 chromosome 5, ASM4859323v1, whole genome shotgun sequence genomic DNA:
- the CBX5 gene encoding chromobox protein homolog 5 isoform X1 → MGKKTKRTADSSSSEDEEEYVVEKVLDRRVVKGQVEYLLKWKGFSEEHNTWEPEKNLDCPELISEFMKKYKKMKEGENNKPREKSESTKRKSSFANSAEEIKSKKKREQSNDIARGFERGLEPEKIIGATDSCGDLMFLMKWKDTDEADLVLAKEANVKCPQIVIAFYEERLTWHAYPEDAENKEKETAKS, encoded by the exons ATGGGAAAGAAAACCAAGCGAACAGCCGatagttcatcttcagaggatgaGGAGGAGTACGTCGTGGAGAAGGTGTTAGACAGACGCGTGGTTAAGGGACAAGTGGAATACCTACTCAAGTGGAAAGGCTTTTCTGA GGAACATAATACCTGGGAACCTGAGAAAAACCTGGATTGCCCTGAATTGATCTCAGAGtttatgaaaaaatacaaaaaaatgaaggaaggtgAAAACAACAAGCCTCGGGAGAAATCAGAAAGCACCAAAAGAAAATCCAGCTTTGCCAACAGTGCTGAAGAGATCAAgtccaaaaaaaagagagag CAGAGCAATGATATTGCCCGGGGCTTTGAGAGAGGACTAGAACCAGAAAAGATCATCGGGGCAACAGATTCCTGTGGAGACTTAATGTTCCTAATGAAATG gAAAGACACCGATGAAGCTGACCTGGTCCTTGCAAAGGAAGCCAATGTAAAATGCCCACAGATTGTGATAGCATTTTATGAAGAGAGACTGACGTGGCATGCATATCCTGAGGACgcggaaaacaaagagaaagaaacagccaAGAGCTAA
- the CBX5 gene encoding chromobox protein homolog 5 isoform X2, whose translation MGKKTKRTADSSSSEDEEEYVVEKVLDRRVVKGQVEYLLKWKGFSEEHNTWEPEKNLDCPELISEFMKKYKKMKEGENNKPREKSESTKRKSSFANSAEEIKSKKKRESNDIARGFERGLEPEKIIGATDSCGDLMFLMKWKDTDEADLVLAKEANVKCPQIVIAFYEERLTWHAYPEDAENKEKETAKS comes from the exons ATGGGAAAGAAAACCAAGCGAACAGCCGatagttcatcttcagaggatgaGGAGGAGTACGTCGTGGAGAAGGTGTTAGACAGACGCGTGGTTAAGGGACAAGTGGAATACCTACTCAAGTGGAAAGGCTTTTCTGA GGAACATAATACCTGGGAACCTGAGAAAAACCTGGATTGCCCTGAATTGATCTCAGAGtttatgaaaaaatacaaaaaaatgaaggaaggtgAAAACAACAAGCCTCGGGAGAAATCAGAAAGCACCAAAAGAAAATCCAGCTTTGCCAACAGTGCTGAAGAGATCAAgtccaaaaaaaagagagag AGCAATGATATTGCCCGGGGCTTTGAGAGAGGACTAGAACCAGAAAAGATCATCGGGGCAACAGATTCCTGTGGAGACTTAATGTTCCTAATGAAATG gAAAGACACCGATGAAGCTGACCTGGTCCTTGCAAAGGAAGCCAATGTAAAATGCCCACAGATTGTGATAGCATTTTATGAAGAGAGACTGACGTGGCATGCATATCCTGAGGACgcggaaaacaaagagaaagaaacagccaAGAGCTAA